One window of Mucilaginibacter inviolabilis genomic DNA carries:
- a CDS encoding M1 family metallopeptidase, with translation MIKSIILSAFACLMLAQVQAQDLYMPRDIQHAFKNGTRSADGKPGKNYWQNYGRYNITITALPPSRDIKGTEQITYINNSPDTLKSLNMKLILNIHKPGAARMGNAQPDYLTPGIQIDTFLINGKAKKINNAIASTNQMVGLLKPLMPHDSVNLHIAWHFEISKESGREGMIDSTTYYLAYFYPRVSVYDDYNGWDRLPFLDAQEFYNDFNDYTLQVKAPKNYIVWATGTLQNPNQVLQPKYARRLQASMTSDSTIHVATAADLASKNITTQNDVNTWIWKANDISDMAVGISDHYVWDAASTIVDDATQRRASMQAAFLDNAEDFHHAVQNGRNSLSWLSHNWPGVPYPFPKMTSFQGFADMEYPMMVNDSHNADIYFSQFVQDHEIAHTYFPFYMGINESRYAFMDEGWATTFERLIGAAEVGQEKADALYKSFRVERWIGDASTAEDLPVITPSSELRGGYGNNSYGKPSLSYFALKDMLGDALFKKALHGYMDRWHGKHPIPWDYFNSMSSVSGRNLNWFFNNWFFTNYYIDLALQNISKTNGGYTASIKNIGGFAVPFDVKVTYTDGTTESIHQTPGVWEKNQKQISVNIKTNKTIQSAELDGGIFMDADVSNNKFTVKK, from the coding sequence ATGATCAAATCTATAATTCTATCAGCCTTTGCCTGCCTGATGCTGGCACAGGTACAGGCTCAGGATTTGTATATGCCACGGGATATACAACATGCCTTCAAAAACGGAACCCGCTCTGCCGATGGCAAACCCGGAAAAAACTACTGGCAAAACTATGGCCGGTATAACATCACCATCACAGCCCTGCCTCCCAGCAGAGACATTAAGGGTACTGAGCAAATCACTTACATCAATAACAGTCCGGATACCTTGAAATCGCTTAATATGAAGCTCATATTAAACATTCACAAACCCGGTGCGGCCCGTATGGGTAATGCTCAGCCCGATTATTTAACCCCGGGCATACAGATTGACACTTTCCTGATCAACGGTAAAGCTAAAAAGATAAACAATGCCATAGCTTCAACCAACCAAATGGTGGGTTTACTAAAACCACTCATGCCGCATGATTCGGTTAATCTGCATATTGCCTGGCATTTCGAGATTTCTAAAGAGAGCGGTCGTGAAGGGATGATCGATTCTACCACCTATTACCTGGCTTATTTCTATCCACGGGTATCTGTTTATGACGATTATAACGGCTGGGACAGACTTCCGTTTTTAGATGCCCAGGAATTTTATAACGATTTTAACGACTATACCCTGCAGGTAAAAGCCCCCAAAAACTATATAGTTTGGGCCACAGGAACCCTGCAAAACCCCAACCAGGTGCTGCAGCCCAAATATGCCAGGCGTTTACAGGCATCCATGACCAGCGACTCCACCATCCACGTAGCTACAGCCGCCGACCTGGCCTCAAAAAATATTACTACCCAGAATGATGTGAATACCTGGATATGGAAAGCAAATGACATCAGCGATATGGCCGTAGGCATCAGCGATCATTACGTTTGGGATGCAGCCAGCACCATTGTTGATGATGCTACCCAACGCAGGGCCAGCATGCAGGCCGCGTTTTTAGATAATGCCGAAGATTTTCATCATGCCGTTCAAAATGGCCGTAACTCCTTAAGCTGGTTATCACACAACTGGCCGGGTGTACCTTATCCGTTCCCTAAAATGACCTCTTTTCAGGGTTTTGCCGATATGGAATACCCGATGATGGTGAACGACAGCCATAACGCCGATATCTACTTCTCCCAATTTGTACAGGACCACGAGATAGCGCATACCTATTTTCCTTTTTACATGGGTATTAATGAAAGTCGTTACGCCTTTATGGATGAAGGCTGGGCCACCACGTTTGAACGCTTGATAGGTGCTGCCGAAGTTGGCCAGGAAAAAGCCGACGCGCTGTATAAGAGCTTTCGGGTTGAAAGATGGATAGGTGACGCGTCAACAGCCGAGGATCTGCCGGTAATAACCCCGTCGAGCGAGTTAAGAGGTGGTTACGGCAATAATTCCTATGGCAAACCATCATTAAGTTATTTCGCGTTGAAAGATATGCTGGGCGATGCCTTGTTCAAAAAGGCCCTGCATGGCTATATGGATCGCTGGCATGGCAAACACCCTATCCCATGGGATTATTTTAATTCTATGAGCAGTGTATCGGGCCGTAACCTCAACTGGTTCTTTAACAACTGGTTCTTCACCAATTATTATATCGACCTGGCGTTGCAAAACATCAGCAAAACAAACGGCGGCTACACTGCATCCATCAAAAACATCGGCGGTTTTGCAGTTCCCTTTGATGTGAAGGTGACCTATACCGACGGAACCACCGAAAGCATACACCAAACACCCGGCGTTTGGGAGAAAAATCAAAAACAGATCAGTGTGAACATCAAAACTAACAAGACCATTCAGTCGGCCGAGCTGGATGGCGGCATATTTATGGATGCCGATGTAAGTAACAATAAATTCACCGTTAAAAAATAA
- a CDS encoding YtxH domain-containing protein — MKDQAKIIAALLIGAAAGAAVGLLLAPEKGDDLREDIADYINDLVGAAKNKAQSTAHDIKEYGSNAVDKAKSRFSGTVSDLRERGEHVVDAVKSKVHDVAGKAKDAGEDAINEAKSKVKDTADNWNDSVQGA, encoded by the coding sequence ATGAAAGATCAAGCAAAAATTATAGCAGCACTTTTAATTGGCGCGGCAGCCGGTGCCGCAGTAGGTTTATTGTTAGCTCCTGAAAAGGGCGACGATTTACGTGAAGACATTGCCGATTATATCAATGATCTGGTTGGTGCCGCTAAAAACAAAGCGCAATCAACCGCTCATGATATTAAAGAATACGGTAGCAATGCCGTTGACAAAGCAAAATCAAGATTTAGCGGTACTGTTAGCGATTTGCGTGAGAGAGGCGAACATGTGGTTGACGCCGTAAAATCAAAAGTTCATGATGTAGCTGGTAAGGCAAAAGATGCAGGTGAAGATGCTATAAATGAGGCTAAATCAAAAGTAAAAGATACTGCCGACAACTGGAACGATTCTGTACAGGGCGCATAA
- a CDS encoding HAD family hydrolase — protein sequence MKAFIFDLNGTMINDMPYHTKAWQTLLNDQLGGSFTWDEVKQQMYGKNPEVLVRMFGPDRFTLEEMNKLSYEKEEKYQQEFLPYLALLPGLPEFLEAAYQQGIPMAIGSAAIPFNIDFVLDNLNIRHYFKAIVSADDVLLSKPHPETFLKAAALLNTNPTDCTVFEDVPKGAEAAANAGMNAVVITTTHEPHEFEKLSNVLHFASDFTDGYFKELLG from the coding sequence ATGAAAGCCTTTATTTTTGACCTTAACGGGACTATGATCAATGACATGCCCTACCATACCAAAGCCTGGCAAACCTTATTAAATGACCAGCTGGGTGGCAGTTTTACCTGGGACGAAGTAAAGCAGCAGATGTATGGTAAAAACCCCGAAGTACTGGTACGGATGTTTGGCCCCGACCGGTTCACGTTGGAGGAGATGAACAAATTATCCTACGAGAAAGAGGAAAAATATCAACAGGAATTTTTACCGTACCTGGCCTTATTGCCTGGCTTGCCGGAGTTTTTAGAGGCTGCTTATCAACAAGGTATCCCCATGGCTATAGGCTCGGCGGCTATTCCTTTTAATATTGATTTTGTGTTGGATAATCTGAACATCAGGCACTATTTTAAGGCCATTGTAAGCGCCGATGATGTATTGCTTAGCAAACCCCATCCCGAAACATTTTTAAAAGCTGCCGCGTTGCTGAATACCAACCCTACCGACTGCACCGTATTTGAAGATGTACCCAAAGGCGCCGAAGCGGCCGCCAATGCCGGTATGAATGCCGTTGTGATCACCACTACTCATGAACCGCATGAATTTGAGAAGCTATCCAACGTACTGCATTTCGCAAGCGATTTTACCGATGGATATTTTAAGGAATTGTTGGGGTAA
- a CDS encoding DUF892 family protein → MDNLNTEPLDPQLLKQVFVHNLNRIYFGKRYLNTNLAHLIKQASFTALQQAIQEFWDDVKKQIARMDEIYKLINETPSDKNCNPIKSIIRDEFCLDEKQAMSILGDMDLIMYLQLLEHINITSCRMLIMVAKLLKYDDAKQLLTECFDESIDNDQLFMLISKEYLTES, encoded by the coding sequence ATGGATAATTTGAACACCGAACCTTTAGATCCGCAATTGTTAAAACAGGTATTTGTACATAACCTTAACCGGATATATTTTGGCAAACGCTATTTGAACACCAACCTTGCCCATTTAATAAAACAGGCATCATTTACTGCTCTGCAGCAGGCTATACAGGAATTTTGGGATGACGTAAAAAAGCAGATAGCCCGGATGGATGAGATTTATAAACTAATCAACGAGACACCATCCGACAAAAATTGTAACCCCATCAAATCAATCATCAGGGATGAGTTTTGTTTAGATGAAAAACAGGCCATGTCTATCCTGGGCGATATGGACCTCATCATGTACCTGCAATTACTGGAGCATATCAACATTACCTCGTGCCGTATGCTCATCATGGTAGCCAAACTGTTAAAATATGATGATGCCAAACAGTTACTTACCGAATGTTTTGATGAATCTATTGATAACGACCAGCTTTTTATGCTGATATCAAAGGAATATCTTACAGAAAGCTAA
- a CDS encoding cold-shock protein — MQKEGTVKFFNETKGFGFITPTGGGQDIFVHSTGLIDEIRENDKVEFEVENGRKGLNAVNVKVI, encoded by the coding sequence ATGCAAAAAGAAGGAACAGTAAAATTTTTCAATGAAACAAAAGGTTTTGGTTTTATTACACCAACAGGTGGTGGTCAAGACATCTTTGTTCATTCAACAGGCCTGATCGATGAAATCCGTGAAAATGATAAAGTAGAGTTTGAAGTAGAGAACGGAAGAAAAGGTTTAAATGCGGTAAATGTAAAAGTTATTTAA